One Drosophila willistoni isolate 14030-0811.24 chromosome 2R unlocalized genomic scaffold, UCI_dwil_1.1 Seg167, whole genome shotgun sequence DNA segment encodes these proteins:
- the LOC6641920 gene encoding low density lipoprotein receptor adapter protein 1, giving the protein MAFFRKWKTDYKHKQLKSTDQMIDGDSWSLNSINDSKTNRKANKSLNLDLCSTITDLEEIDTSLFATHQLKYMGYTHIEATRSEKLVANAIKTLKSNRTKGQAQRNVTINVLPTEVEIIDIVTQEIILNLSIYDVSYCTAQHEFFALVGSEKCPSLDQEKLLCYVFQCPKRKVAKQITLAVARSFGYAYQHWRQKVIENNRSETIDRLKLSLEDNNFVIQNDIQNGEFGNQSKNWVTFDESKELL; this is encoded by the exons ATGGCTTTTTTTAGAAAATGGAAAACGGATTACAAACATAAAC AATTAAAATCTACTGATCAAATGATTGATGGCGATAGCTGGAGTCTTAATTCAATTAATGACAGTAAAACCAATCGCAAGGCAAATAAATCATTAAATCTTGACCTATGCTCCACGATCACAGACTTGGAAGAGATTGACACTTCTTTGTTTGCAACGCATCAATTGAAATACATGGGCTATACCCACATAGAGGCAACACGATCTGAAAAACTAGTTGCAAATGCCATTAAGACACTCAAATCAAATCGTACAAAGGGCCAAGCCCAGAGAAATGTAACGATTAATGTTTTGCCAACTGAAGTGGAAATTATCGATATAGTTACACAGGAAATTATCTTAAATCTCTCCATCTATGATGTATCCTATTGCACGGCTCAGCATGAGTTCTTTGCCTTGGTGGGCTCAGAGAAGTGTCCAAGCCTGGATCAGGAGAAGCTTTTGTGTTATGTCTTTCAGTGTCCCAAGCGAAAGGTGGCTAAACAAATCACATTGGCAGTAGCTCGAAGTTTTGGCTATGCCTATCAGCATTGGCGTCAGAAAGTTATTGAGAATAATCGTAGTGAAACCATCGATCGATTAAAATTGAGCCTCGAAGATAATAACTTTGTGATTCAAAATGACATCCAGAATGGTGAATTTGGAAATCAATCTAAAAATTGGGTCACATTTGATGAGAGCAAAGAGCTTTTGTAG
- the LOC6641921 gene encoding nematocyst expressed protein 4 yields MASKMKSYGFVLCILLLLVSQYQRVSADSDSDSDSSDSGEKKYQFGGKKGKHKYNNSIYPYPPSNPYPYNPYGGNFNPYPYSPYANNPYPNNYGSYPQYPQPYPYPYPYPQPQPQGGAPAPYPPYQMGPPMPPYVPPSSGQGQQPPNQQQPPYQQQQPNQQQPGASSVINHSLKVNKEYNEDGHHTT; encoded by the coding sequence ATGGCCAGCAAAATGAAGAGCTACGGATTTGTGCTTTGTATCCTTTTACTATTGGTGTCGCAATATCAGAGAGTATCAGCGGATAGCGATAGTGACAGTGATAGCAGCGACAGTGGAGAGAAGAAGTATCAATTTGGCGGCAAAAAGGGCAAACATAAATATAACAATTCGATATATCCGTATCCACCGAGTAATCCGTATCCATACAATCCGTATGGTGGCAATTTTAATCCATATCCGTACAGTCCTTATGCCAATAATCCATATCCAAACAATTATGGCTCTTATCCCCAGTATCCCCAGCCATATCCGTATCCTTATCCTTATCCTCAGCCTCAACCTCAAGGAGGTGCGCCAGCTCCTTATCCACCATATCAAATGGGACCTCCAATGCCTCCCTATGTACCACCATCTTCAGGCCAAGGTCAGCAGCCACCGAATCAACAACAGCCACCGtatcaacaacagcaaccaaaTCAACAACAGCCTGGAGCTTCCAGCGTGATTAATCACTCGCTTAAAGTAAATAAGGAATACAATGAGGATGGTCATCACACGACCTAA
- the LOC6641922 gene encoding DET1 homolog: protein MNAYEERLRSKNLLHILQNRESGFHPIGPGAKFRDIDFYQCITPNLTVDCAVPNVFIRKFTPDGSKLIAFSHDQRSLHVYKYKGISSARLGQLMQAAKVGTTEYFTGNDNSSSSRLTNTIFDEIFDTTDCLKLRLCQGDSVRYYLHREFSIFLEDGRYVLLAAICMTNGAIATGDYIRYPDLFDKLDAFSYIFYVVDLVQGLITDTLSLPQDSIQIPHNYGVSVVGSAVAIMSRLYQCIYMYELVDGRFIKQETIGPRPRDLNDQPMDIGVLDVTTLLPITHIKQRVLSFLYRQIDANGPQASQNYQNFNKNFEFIEHMILEKMQLINNDLLLLRYEERPKDSDITPILALVDPPTPRRLHVFYTIESEEVVAVYHDDSVELLQIVLHFYDQMSNVRSLQTGDAPSSPTHYLLKQNVDNVQKASQSLMRQAALRFNPSIPVSTQAYTTSPYLRYDIFNYEERLISPSERPKACSSEPIVFRERSTNRVKFRLNVKARMQNTHLAQRELCAFICHPFEPFIISIQKLMHTYSYRMHFYNHSTIVTQCDCKSVPK from the exons ATGAACGCATATGAAGAGCGCTTGAGATCAAAGAATCTGCTGCATATTCTACAAAATCGTGAATCAGGCTTTCATCCTATCGGTCCTGGAGCAAAATTTAGGGATATTGACTTTTATCAATGCATTACACCGAACCTGACAGTTGATTGTGCCGTTCCCAATGTCTTTATACGCAAATTCACGCCTGACGGTAGCAAACTGATAGCCTTTTCCCACGATCAGCGAAGTCTGCATGTTTACAAATACAAAGGAATCAGTTCCGCCAGGTTGGGACAACTAATGCAAGCAGCGAAAGTGGGCACAACCGAGTATTTTACTGGTAACGATAACAGCAGCAGTAGCCGACTGACAAACACAATTTTTGATGAAATATTCGATACAACTGATTGCTTAAAATTGCGTCTTTGCCAAGGGGATTCTGTACGTTACTATTTGCATCGGGAGTTTAGCATATTTCTGGAAGACGGACGTTATGTACTGCTGGCAGCCATATGCATGACAAATGGTGCCATTGCCACCGGGGATTATATACGCTATCCGGATCTGTTTGACAAATTGGATGCCTTTTCATATATATTCTATGTTGTGGATTTGGTGCAGGGATTAATTACCGATACGCTATCGCTGCCCCAAGATTCAATTCAGATTCCACATAACTATGGTGTTTCTGTTGTTGGCTCAGCCGTGGCAATTATGTCAAGACTTTATCagtgcatatatatgtatgaactGGTCGATGGACGTTTCATTAAGCAGGAGACCATTGGTCCTAGACCACGAGATTTGAATGATCAGCCCATGGATATAGGAGTACTCGATGTGACAACTCTCTTGCCGATTACACATATAAAACAGCGGGTATTAAGTTTTCTCTATCGTCAAATTGATGCAAATGGTCCACAAGCAAGCcaaaattatcaaaattttAACAAGAATTTCGAATTT ATAGAGCATATGATTCTGGAAAAAATGCAATTGATCAACAACGATCTTCTATTGCTACGCTATGAGGAGAGGCCCAAGGATAGTGACATTACACCAATTCTAGCCCTTGTCGATCCACCAACTCCACGCCGCCTTCACGTTTTTTATACCATTGAAAGCGAAGAAGTTGTTGCCGTCTATCATGATGATTCTGTGGAATTACTACAAATCGTATTACATTTCTATGATCAGATGAGCAATGTACGTTCCTTGCAAACTGGCGATGCCCCCTCATCCCCCACCCATTATTTGCTTAAGCAGAACGTGGACAATGTTCAAAAGGCATCACAAAGTTTAATGCGTCAAGCGGCGTTACGTTTTAATCCAAGTATACCTGTCAGCACCCAAGCCTATACGACATCGCCTTATCTAAGATATGACATTTTCAACTATGAAGAGCGTCTAATATCGCCAAGTGAACGACCCAAAGCTTGCTCCTCGGAGCCAATTGTTTTTCGGGAACGATCCACGAATCGTGTGAAATTTCGTCTGAATGTCAAGGCTCGTATGCAAAATACGCATCTAGCACAACGTGAATTATGTGCTTTCATATGTCATCCTTTTGAGCCTTTCATAATAAGCATACAAAAACTGATGCACACTTATTCATATCGAATGCATTTTTATAATCATAGTACGATTGTAACACAATGTGATTGTAAATCGGTGCCTAAATAA